GAAGGTGCTTGAATGAATTTTTATAAAGAAAGAAAAAAGCATCCACTTGTTCTAAATGTGCCTGCATTGTTAATTGTTGATGTTCAAAGCTATTTTACTGATAGAGAAAGTTCTGCATATTTAGATGGGATTGAAAATATATATGAAAATATAAAAAAACTTTCAGAAAGATTTTTGCAAAAAGGATACCCTGTGATATCAACAATACACAAAGGTGGAGCTTTACAAATGCAGAGATGGTGGGGTAATAAAGTGGATGAAAAGTGGGCAAAACCTTATTTTAAGTCGAACGAATATGTGTATATAATAAAAGATACTTATGATGCTTTTTATAATACGTATCTTGAAAAAGTACTAAGGCTAAAAAATGTAACTGATATTATAATTACCGGAGTTATGACACACTTGTGTTGTGAGACAACTGCAAGAAGTGGTTTTGTAAGAAATTTTAATGTGGTAATGGTTGAAGATGCGCTTTGGGATAAAGATGAATTTTATCATTTTTTGTCCTTAAAATCTTTGGCACACGGTTTTGCACATATTTGTAAAACGGAGGAAGTATTGTGCAAGTTGGAATAATTGGAGCGGGTCCTGCTGGAATTTCAGCTGCTGTTTTTTTGAAAAGATATGGAATAGATGTAGCATTGTTTGAAAAGAAAAGAATTGGTGGACTTATAAATAACGCATGGAGAGTTGAAAATATTCCATTTTTTCAGCCGTTACCTGGTAAAAAAATTGTTGAGAATATGAAATCATATTTGGAGCTTTATAACGTTAATATAATATTTGAAGAAGTGAAAGAGGTATACGATAAAAGGATTATAACTGAAAAAGATACGTATTATTTTGATTATATAATTGTTGCATCAGGAACGGTTCCAAACAGAATTGAGGAATTAGAAGGAAAAAGAGTATACTACGAATTTTTGGATTTACCGGATAATATTGAATCAGTTGCAATATATGGTGCGGGCGATGTAGCTTTTGATGGAGCAATACAAGCAAAAATTTTAAGGAAAAATGTTCATATTTTTAATAGATCAAATAGGATAAAAGCTCTTTCACGACTTGTTAATATTGCAAGTAGTTTGGGTGTAATATATCATGAAAGTGAGCCAATAAAAATCGTAGAAAACAAAGAAAATTATGTAATAATACATACAAAAAAGTCTGTTTACAAATTTGATGCTTTACTACTTGCAACAGGCAGAAAAGTAGATTTATCATTTTTAAAAACTGATAAAGTATTTTTAATAGGTGATGTTGCTCATCCAAATTTTAGACAGGCTTCGATAGCCATGGGTGATGGTATAAAAATTGCAATGAAAATCATCGGGGAGGGAAAGGTGTGAAAATTTTAGAAAAATTTGGAAAAGAAGAAATAGCATATGTTTATTTAGGAGAAACTTCAAGAGGAAATTTGGTTGAATTTGTTGAATCTATTCAACCACCTATTCCGAGAGATGAAAAATGGGTTTTAATTGTCTCAACGTTGAATGGTTGCCCAGTGCAATGTATGATGTGCGATGCAGGAGGTTTTTATAAAGGAAAGCTTACAAAAGAAGAGATTTTAGAACAAATTCTATACCTTGTAAATACAAGGTATAGTAAAAAAGTCCCAGTTAAAAAATTTAAAATACAATTTGCACGTATGGGAGAACCGGCTTTAAATAATGAAGTTTTAGAAGTTTTAAAAGAACTGCCTGAAATTTTGGACGCACCTGGCCTCTTACCATCAATTTCAACAGTTGCTCCAATTGGGACCGATGATTTTTTTGAAGAATTGTATGAAATAAAAGAAAAATTTTATAGAAGTAGATTTCAATTACAATTTTCAATACATAGTACTGATGAAAAGCAAAGAGATAAAATAATTCCTATTAAAAAATGGAATTTTGAAAAGATAGCATTGTATGGAGAAAAATTTGTTAGAGAAGGAGATAGAAAAGTAACACTTAATTTTGCACTTGCCAAAGAAAATATAGTTGATTCTAAAGTTATAAAAAGCTACTTTTCACCGGAAAAATTTTTAATTAAGATTACACCTGTTAACCCGACGTATTCAGCTATTAAAAATGGATTACATTCTGATATTGATTTAAATAATTTTATGCCAGTTAATCACAAAAATTTTGTAGAGGAATTAAAAGAATATGGTTATGATGTATTAATCAGTATAGGAGAGTTGGAGGAAAATAATATAGGGAGTAATTGTGGGCAATATGTTCAAAAACATTTATTGGAAAAACAAAAGATTGAGAATGCATATAATTTTGTAAAATAAAAAAATATTTATGGTATAATATATCCAGGGAGGTGATTATATGGGAGAAAATAACATTTTAATGTGGGTAGGAGTAGGTGTATTAGCAGTTGCTTTAGTTGTTGGTGTAGTTTTCCTTATTATGCCTAAAGATCAGTATATTACAGCACAAGGAATTAAGATTTGGAAACTTCCAAAAGAAGCAGAAAATGTCCAGATTAATTATTCTCAAGAGGCAAAAGTAGCTCAGCTTGCAAGAGAAGGAAGGCTTTTCTTATTTGAAGGAGTAAATGTCGGTGGCGGAGTAAACATGACAATTGCTGAAAATGCTGCAAGAACACAAGCATTAGGAAAAATTGCAGAGTTTTTAAATGCAAAGGTAGAAACCTTCAGAAAAGTTGTTGAAGGACAACTTCAGAGTGTTCAAACAAATTCCGGAAATGAAGAAAACAATCAACAATTGGTAGAAGCTGCTGTGTCAGCATATAAAGGAATTACCAAGGTTATGGCGGAGGCTATAGTAAGTGGTGCTTTAAAATATGCAAGTTGGGAAGTAAGAAAAGGAAACGTTGTAGAGCTTCATGTTCTTTATTTCTATGATCCTACAAACTTGCTTTCAATACTTGAATCACAAGCACTTGTAAGTGATTCTGTGAAAAAATTGGGCAAGCAGGGAGTTGACTTCTTTAAAGCATTAAATTCAGTATTAGATGAAGCATCAAAAGGAACTCCTCTTGCTGGTGAATAATTAATGAAGATCTGATATTAAAGGGGCTGAATTTTTTCAGCCCCTTTTTTGTTATAATTGTAGCTGGAGGTGAAATATATGGAGTTTATTGATTTGAGAAGTGATACTGTGACAAAGCCAACTGATGAAATGAGAAAAGCAATGGCTTATGCAGAAGTTGGTGATGATGTATATGGTGACGATCCTACAGTAAATAAACTTGAAAAACTTGCAGCTGAAATATTAGGAAAAGAAGCTGCATTGTTTGTTCCAAGTGGGACATTTGCAAATCAGCTAGCGCTTTTTACGCATTGTAATAGAGGCGATGAAGTAATAATTGGTGATGATTACCATATTGTTCAGCATGAAGCAGGTGCTGCTGGTATAATATCAGGAGTACAGCTTAGAACAATAGAAACGGATAGAGGAGCATTAATTCCAGAAGTAGTTGAAAAAAAGATAAGAAAAGTAGATGATATTCATTATCCTAAAACAGGTCTTATTTGTCTTGAGAATGCGCACTCTAATGGAAGAGTAATTAGACTTGAAAATTATGAAAAAATAAGAAATATTGCAGAGAAATATAAAGTTCCAATCCATCTTGATGGAGCGAGAATATTTAATGCTGCAACGTTTTTAAAAATTCAAGCAAGTGAAATTGCAAAATATGCTGATTCTGTAAGTTTTTGCCTTTCAAAAGGTTTGTGTGCACCGGTTGGATCACTACTTGTGGGAAATAAAGAATTTATTGAGAAAGCAAGAAAGAAAAGAAAAATAATGGGTGGAGGATTAAGACAAGCTGGAATTTTAGCAGCGGCAGGTATTATTGCTCTTGAAAAGATGATATTTAGACTAGAAGAAGACCATGAAAATGCAAAGTATCTTGCACAAAAGCTTTTAAATTTTGATTTTATTGAGATTGTAGAAGATGTAGAAATTAATATGGTATTTTTTAAGATAAATAAGCAATTTGAAGAGGAAGACTTTGTTAAGTACCTGTTTGAAAATGGTATAAAAATAAATCCGTCTGATGACGGAATATTTAGGTTTGTTACACATTATTGGATAAAAAAGAAGGATATTGACTATGTAATAGAAAAAATGGAGAAATATTTTACTGCTCAACAGTAAATTTAAATGTTGTTTTGTGGTAATAAATATCACCTTTTTTTAGTATTACATTTGGAAAGTTTTTTTTGTTTGGTGAGTCAGGGAAATATTGTGTTTCAAGGCAAAGTCCGGAATGTTTTTTATATACATTTCCGGACTTTCCAATAATATTGTCAAGGAAATTTCCCGTGTATAATTGGATTCCTGGTTTTGTTGTTGATACTTCCAATTTTATTCCGGTTTCTAAAGAAGAAACTACTGCGGCAATTTTTGACTTGTTTAATACAAAATTTACGTCATAATCAATTTTTTCTAGCATTTTTCCTAGAGTTTTTGGTTGTTTAAAATCATAGGGGGTATTTTCTACAGGCACAATTTCGCCTGTAGGTATCAAATTTTCATCTACTGGAGTGTATGAATCTGCATTTATTTGAATTTTGTGGTCATAAATGCATCCTTTTCCTGATAAATTAAAATAACTATGCTGTGTTAAATTAACAACTGTAGGTTTGTCGGTTTGTGCAATGTATTCGATGATAAGTTCATTGTTATTTGTTAGTGTGTATATTACATTGACTAGCAAATTCCCCGGAAAGCCTTCTTCGCCATCATGGCTTAGATATTTTAGCTTTAATTTTGGACCATATGGAGTAATTTCAGTAGATGTTTTAAAGATTTTAGTATGAAAACCCCCTATCCCCCCATGTAAAGAATTTTTACCATCGTTTAGTGCAAGCTGGTATATTGTATCATCAATTTTAAATTGTCCATTTTTTATTCTATTTGCATATCTTCCGATAACTGCGCCAAAATAATATTTATGATTTAGTTTTTCGTATTCTTCTAAACTATCAAAACCTAAGACAACATCAACATATTTTCCAAACTTATCTTTAACCCATATGTTAGTAATTATTCCTCCAAAGTTTAAGGCTTTTACAATCATTCCATTTTGATTTTCCAATGTATATTGAAATACGGGAGTTCCTATTTGTGTTTTTCCAAATAATTCTTTAGTAATTTTTCCAAACATAAATATTTCTCCTTTTAGTAGATTTATTTATAATTATAACCATTTTTTTCTTTTAAACCAAGCAAGTGTCAAAAGTATAGTTCCAATAGACCAAAAAATTATATGTACATAAGCTAGTGGATTGTTTTGAAGAGGTAATTTTACGTTCATACCGTAAAAGCTTGTTATTATTGTTGGAACTTGCATTAGTATTGTAACTACAGTAAGAATTTTCATCACTATATTTAAGTTATTTGAAATAACCGAAGCATATGAATCCATCATACCAGCAAGGATATCACTATATATATTTGAAACTTCTATTGCTTGCCTATTTTCGATTATTGCATCCTCTAATACATCTTTATCTTCTTCGTATATTTTTATTATGTTACCTCGCAAAAGCTTTTCCATCATTATTTCGTTTGAACGGAGTGAAGTTGTAAAATAAACAAGGCTTTTTTCAAGGTACATCATTTCTTCAAGTTCTTTATTTTTCATAGATCTATGAAGTTCTTCTTCTATTATACTAATAGTTTTATTTACTTCCTTTAAATATGAAAGAAAAACTTTTGCATTTAAAAGGAATATCTGGAATATCATTCTACTCTTTTTATTAATGTCAAATTTATTATTTTCAATCATATAATCAATAAAGTCCACAGGTTCTTTACTGGAAAATATAGTGTAATTTTTTCCAATAATTACCCCCATCGAAACTGTTCTGTATGGTATTTTTGAATTACCATTAAATTTTTTGGGAATTTTTAAAATTATAAGTACAGTATCGTCGTCTAATTCTATACGGGCCCTTTCGTCGTCATCGAGGGAGTCATATATAAAATCAGGATCAAATTGGAGAAGACTTGAAAGCATGTGAATTTCATCAGCGGAAGGGTCAATTACCTTAATAAGGGAATTTGGAACGAATTTTTCTACTTCCACAATTTTATTTTCTTGCATTGTGTAAAATTTTACCATTTTTTCTACCTCCTTATATTAAACTACGGTGGTCTAGATAAAGGTTCATCTGAGTATCTACTAAAACTGTCACTACTCATTTCTTTTTCACCTCCTAAATTTTACTTCCTTAATTATACCACTTTTATGTATTTTAAATAATAACATCTTTGAAAATTAATTTTCCATTTTCAAAAATTAAAAGTTCGCCTTTTTTAACCATTTTAAAATCTAAGCCTAATTTTTCAGATGAAATTATATTTTTAGAATACCACATAGTATAGTAATCAGGATCACTATTAAAATAACAAAATGCATATAGCTTTTTTCTTTTGATCATCAAAAAGTTGATGCCAGTAAATTCATTTTCTTTAATAAATTTTTTCAATCTTTTAGAAAGATCATGTAGATCTTTGAAATCTTTTACTATTAAGAAATATTCATAGCTATCACTTTCAAAGATGTTATTTCTTTTTAATGAGTGTATCGTTCCGTTATGACAGAAAGCTGTGCCGTTTTCATCAACAAATGGGTGTATCTGAAGAAAACCAATTGGATAACTTGGAGAAGCTTTTCTTGCGTGAATTATACCAATCTTTAGTCTAGGAAAAGAGATATCTTTTTCATAAATTGGTTCTTCAAATTTGTGGTACAATACCTCATTACTTTCAGTAAGTGCGTAAATTCCAAAGCCATGTGAATGAGGGCTTTTTAAGCCATTTTTCGCCATGTTTTGTAATTCTTTAAATAAATTATTGATTTGTTTATCTTTTTCAAATGAAAATCCGAACATTCTACACATATAAATGCCTCAAAGATACAGAACTTCTAATTTTTTACTTTTTGGTTCTAAAAGTATTATACTTGATTTTCCAGTTAACCATCCTGAAGATTCACCGGGATTAATTATTAAAGTTTTTTCTGTTTGTTCAGTATATATTTCATGTGTGTGTCCGAAAAATATAAAATCATACAAGTTACTTGATTTTGCTGCTTCTAACGCAAAAGGTTCATGCATCATTAAAATTCTATAATTATCTATTGTAAGATCGCGTGGTCCAACTTTTATTTTTCCGTTTGATCTCTGTGTTAAAAGAAGTCTTTCACCATCATTGTTACCAAATACTCCATAAAATTCTATTTCTTCTTTTACAAAATATGGTAAAATAAACGGAGCTACAAAATCACCACAATGAAATATCTTTTTTATGTTATTTTTAATTATCATTCTTTCTATTTCTTTAGCTTTGTGTAAGTTATCGTGAGAATCACTTAAAATTAGCCACATTTTATCACCTCCCTAACTAAATAATTTTAACATATATTCTTTTAAAAACATAGAAGTTAGGTTATAATAATTTATAGAGAAAATTTTGGAGGTGTTTTTTATGAAAAAGTGGATTTCTATTTTAGCTATTTTAGTGACATTTTTAACATTTGCAAATATTTATTATGGAAATTTACATT
This DNA window, taken from Thermosipho africanus Ob7, encodes the following:
- a CDS encoding cysteine hydrolase, whose translation is MNFYKERKKHPLVLNVPALLIVDVQSYFTDRESSAYLDGIENIYENIKKLSERFLQKGYPVISTIHKGGALQMQRWWGNKVDEKWAKPYFKSNEYVYIIKDTYDAFYNTYLEKVLRLKNVTDIIITGVMTHLCCETTARSGFVRNFNVVMVEDALWDKDEFYHFLSLKSLAHGFAHICKTEEVLCKLE
- a CDS encoding NAD(P)/FAD-dependent oxidoreductase, with translation MQVGIIGAGPAGISAAVFLKRYGIDVALFEKKRIGGLINNAWRVENIPFFQPLPGKKIVENMKSYLELYNVNIIFEEVKEVYDKRIITEKDTYYFDYIIVASGTVPNRIEELEGKRVYYEFLDLPDNIESVAIYGAGDVAFDGAIQAKILRKNVHIFNRSNRIKALSRLVNIASSLGVIYHESEPIKIVENKENYVIIHTKKSVYKFDALLLATGRKVDLSFLKTDKVFLIGDVAHPNFRQASIAMGDGIKIAMKIIGEGKV
- a CDS encoding radical SAM protein, whose amino-acid sequence is MKILEKFGKEEIAYVYLGETSRGNLVEFVESIQPPIPRDEKWVLIVSTLNGCPVQCMMCDAGGFYKGKLTKEEILEQILYLVNTRYSKKVPVKKFKIQFARMGEPALNNEVLEVLKELPEILDAPGLLPSISTVAPIGTDDFFEELYEIKEKFYRSRFQLQFSIHSTDEKQRDKIIPIKKWNFEKIALYGEKFVREGDRKVTLNFALAKENIVDSKVIKSYFSPEKFLIKITPVNPTYSAIKNGLHSDIDLNNFMPVNHKNFVEELKEYGYDVLISIGELEENNIGSNCGQYVQKHLLEKQKIENAYNFVK
- the ltaE gene encoding low-specificity L-threonine aldolase, encoding MEFIDLRSDTVTKPTDEMRKAMAYAEVGDDVYGDDPTVNKLEKLAAEILGKEAALFVPSGTFANQLALFTHCNRGDEVIIGDDYHIVQHEAGAAGIISGVQLRTIETDRGALIPEVVEKKIRKVDDIHYPKTGLICLENAHSNGRVIRLENYEKIRNIAEKYKVPIHLDGARIFNAATFLKIQASEIAKYADSVSFCLSKGLCAPVGSLLVGNKEFIEKARKKRKIMGGGLRQAGILAAAGIIALEKMIFRLEEDHENAKYLAQKLLNFDFIEIVEDVEINMVFFKINKQFEEEDFVKYLFENGIKINPSDDGIFRFVTHYWIKKKDIDYVIEKMEKYFTAQQ
- a CDS encoding aldose epimerase family protein, with amino-acid sequence MFGKITKELFGKTQIGTPVFQYTLENQNGMIVKALNFGGIITNIWVKDKFGKYVDVVLGFDSLEEYEKLNHKYYFGAVIGRYANRIKNGQFKIDDTIYQLALNDGKNSLHGGIGGFHTKIFKTSTEITPYGPKLKLKYLSHDGEEGFPGNLLVNVIYTLTNNNELIIEYIAQTDKPTVVNLTQHSYFNLSGKGCIYDHKIQINADSYTPVDENLIPTGEIVPVENTPYDFKQPKTLGKMLEKIDYDVNFVLNKSKIAAVVSSLETGIKLEVSTTKPGIQLYTGNFLDNIIGKSGNVYKKHSGLCLETQYFPDSPNKKNFPNVILKKGDIYYHKTTFKFTVEQ
- a CDS encoding magnesium transporter CorA family protein; this translates as MVKFYTMQENKIVEVEKFVPNSLIKVIDPSADEIHMLSSLLQFDPDFIYDSLDDDERARIELDDDTVLIILKIPKKFNGNSKIPYRTVSMGVIIGKNYTIFSSKEPVDFIDYMIENNKFDINKKSRMIFQIFLLNAKVFLSYLKEVNKTISIIEEELHRSMKNKELEEMMYLEKSLVYFTTSLRSNEIMMEKLLRGNIIKIYEEDKDVLEDAIIENRQAIEVSNIYSDILAGMMDSYASVISNNLNIVMKILTVVTILMQVPTIITSFYGMNVKLPLQNNPLAYVHIIFWSIGTILLTLAWFKRKKWL
- a CDS encoding class II glutamine amidotransferase; the encoded protein is MCRMFGFSFEKDKQINNLFKELQNMAKNGLKSPHSHGFGIYALTESNEVLYHKFEEPIYEKDISFPRLKIGIIHARKASPSYPIGFLQIHPFVDENGTAFCHNGTIHSLKRNNIFESDSYEYFLIVKDFKDLHDLSKRLKKFIKENEFTGINFLMIKRKKLYAFCYFNSDPDYYTMWYSKNIISSEKLGLDFKMVKKGELLIFENGKLIFKDVII
- a CDS encoding metallophosphoesterase; translation: MWLILSDSHDNLHKAKEIERMIIKNNIKKIFHCGDFVAPFILPYFVKEEIEFYGVFGNNDGERLLLTQRSNGKIKVGPRDLTIDNYRILMMHEPFALEAAKSSNLYDFIFFGHTHEIYTEQTEKTLIINPGESSGWLTGKSSIILLEPKSKKLEVLYL